The Burkholderia pyrrocinia genome has a segment encoding these proteins:
- the mraZ gene encoding division/cell wall cluster transcriptional repressor MraZ, translating into MFQGASALTLDAKGRMSVPARYREALQGQAEGRVTVTKHPDGCLLLFPRPEWEVFRAKIAALPMDAHWWRRIFLGNAMDVDLDSAGRILVSPELRMAAGLEKEVMLLGMGSHFELWDSQTYNAKEQAAMAQGMPDALKNFTF; encoded by the coding sequence GTGTTCCAAGGGGCGTCGGCGCTGACGCTCGATGCGAAAGGGCGGATGTCGGTGCCGGCTCGCTATCGCGAAGCGCTGCAAGGACAGGCAGAAGGACGGGTGACTGTGACCAAGCACCCGGACGGCTGCCTGTTGCTGTTTCCGCGCCCTGAATGGGAAGTGTTCCGCGCCAAGATCGCCGCGCTGCCGATGGACGCGCACTGGTGGCGGCGAATTTTTCTCGGCAATGCGATGGACGTCGATCTCGACAGCGCGGGCCGGATTCTTGTATCGCCCGAGCTGCGCATGGCAGCCGGACTGGAAAAGGAAGTCATGTTGTTGGGAATGGGTAGTCACTTCGAGCTGTGGGATTCGCAGACCTACAACGCGAAGGAGCAGGCAGCGATGGCGCAGGGCATGCCCGACGCGCTGAAGAATTTCACGTTCTGA
- a CDS encoding UDP-N-acetylmuramoyl-L-alanyl-D-glutamate--2,6-diaminopimelate ligase, producing the protein MSAARSSHPAHQQIAAALAWLRQHVAPAAQLHADTRSLKAGDVFVAYAVDGADNRAFIVDAVARGAAAVLYQPEGLAAAPAVPVALAVPALDQLAGEIASGWYGDPSDSLLAVGVTGTNGKTSCTQWIAAALTALHQPCAVIGTLGSGMPGQLVPTGFTTPDAPQLQRSLAQLRDAGAKAVAMEVSSHALHQGRVNGTAFDIAVFTNLTQDHLDYHGTFDAYETAKAKLFAWRGLRAAVVNRDDAAGQRLLEKLAGRVRTIAYGIGDAQTPDADRELVALDVRATATGTAFRLHSSWGDADVEVGTLGTFNVSNLLAVLGSLLAADVPFDAALAEIERLESVNGRMQRLGGRLQNDEPLVVIDYAHTPDALEKTLDALRPIAAARGGRLVCMFGCGGDRDATKRPLMGAIAERLADEIVVTSDNPRSEDPQRIIDQIVAGMIAPDRARRIEDRASAILQAVRGAAREDVVVLAGKGHEATQEIMGKKRTFSDQDHARLALAARATHGKGGGE; encoded by the coding sequence ATGAGCGCCGCCCGCAGTTCCCATCCGGCGCATCAGCAGATCGCAGCCGCGCTTGCGTGGCTGCGTCAGCATGTGGCCCCCGCCGCGCAACTGCATGCCGACACGCGCAGCCTCAAGGCTGGCGACGTGTTTGTCGCGTATGCGGTCGACGGGGCAGACAACCGCGCCTTCATTGTCGACGCCGTCGCACGTGGTGCGGCCGCCGTGCTGTATCAGCCGGAAGGGCTGGCCGCCGCGCCGGCCGTGCCCGTCGCGCTCGCGGTGCCGGCGCTCGACCAGCTCGCCGGCGAGATCGCCAGCGGCTGGTACGGCGATCCGAGCGACAGCCTGCTCGCGGTGGGTGTAACGGGTACGAACGGCAAGACCTCGTGCACGCAATGGATTGCCGCCGCGCTGACGGCGCTGCACCAGCCGTGCGCCGTGATCGGCACGCTCGGCAGCGGGATGCCGGGCCAGCTCGTGCCGACGGGCTTCACGACACCCGACGCGCCGCAACTGCAGCGCAGCCTGGCGCAGTTGCGCGACGCGGGTGCGAAGGCCGTGGCGATGGAGGTGTCGTCGCACGCGCTGCATCAGGGGCGCGTGAACGGTACCGCGTTCGACATCGCGGTATTTACGAATCTCACGCAGGATCACCTCGACTATCACGGCACGTTCGACGCGTACGAGACCGCGAAGGCGAAGCTGTTCGCATGGCGCGGCCTGCGCGCGGCGGTCGTCAACCGCGACGACGCAGCCGGCCAGCGCCTGCTCGAAAAACTGGCCGGCCGCGTACGCACGATCGCGTACGGGATCGGCGACGCGCAGACGCCCGACGCCGATCGCGAACTGGTCGCGCTCGACGTGCGCGCCACCGCGACCGGCACGGCATTCCGGCTGCATTCGTCGTGGGGCGACGCGGACGTCGAAGTCGGCACGCTCGGCACGTTCAACGTCAGCAACCTGCTCGCCGTGCTCGGCTCGCTGCTCGCGGCCGACGTGCCGTTCGACGCGGCGCTTGCCGAGATCGAACGGCTCGAGTCCGTCAACGGCCGGATGCAGCGGCTCGGCGGCCGGCTGCAGAACGACGAACCGCTCGTCGTGATCGACTACGCGCACACGCCCGACGCGCTCGAGAAGACGCTCGACGCGCTGCGCCCGATCGCCGCGGCGCGTGGTGGCCGGCTCGTCTGCATGTTCGGCTGCGGCGGCGATCGCGATGCGACGAAGCGGCCGCTGATGGGCGCGATCGCGGAGCGGCTCGCCGACGAGATCGTCGTCACGAGCGACAACCCGCGCAGCGAAGATCCGCAGCGCATCATCGACCAGATCGTCGCGGGCATGATCGCGCCCGATCGCGCACGCCGGATCGAGGATCGCGCGAGCGCGATCCTGCAGGCCGTGCGCGGCGCCGCACGCGAAGATGTCGTCGTGCTGGCCGGCAAGGGCCACGAAGCAACGCAGGAAATCATGGGCAAGAAGCGTACGTTCTCCGACCAGGATCACGCGCGGCTCGCGCTGGCAGCGCGCGCGACGCACGGCAAGGGAGGCGGCGAATGA
- a CDS encoding long-chain fatty acid--CoA ligase, producing MEKIWLKSYPPGVPAEIDASPYPSVPDLLDESFRQYRDRTAFVCMGKGITYGELDKLSRQFGAWLQSRGLVRGARVAIMMPNVLQYPVTIAAVLRAGYTVVNVNPLYTPRELEHQLKDSGAEAIVILENFASTLQAVIANTAVKHVVVASMGDLLGIKGWLVNYVVRNVKKMVPAWQLPSFTRFKAALSEGARQAFKPQKIGPDDVAFLQYTGGTTGVAKGATLLHRNIVSNVLQAGAWHHPAHEKFPEVKQFVTVVALPLYHVFALTVCGFLTMRTGGMGILIPNPRDIAGMIKELKGYQISTIPAVNTLYNALLNHPEFDQLDLSKLVIANGGGMAIQEGVAKRWYEKTHTAIIEGYGLSETSPVATCNPVTATEYSGTIGLPLPSTEVAIRDDAGNDVALGEPGEICIRGPQVMAGYWNRPDETEKVMFPDGFFKTGDVGVMDARGYVKIVDRKKDMILVSGFNVYPNEVEDVVASHPGVFEVAAVGVPDEHSGEAVKLFIVKKDPALTDKDILAYCKERLTGYKRPKLVEFRTELPKTNVGKILRRELRDGRA from the coding sequence ATGGAAAAAATTTGGCTGAAATCGTACCCACCCGGCGTTCCAGCCGAAATTGACGCGTCTCCTTATCCATCTGTCCCGGACCTCCTCGACGAAAGCTTCCGGCAGTATCGCGACCGTACGGCGTTCGTCTGCATGGGCAAGGGCATCACGTACGGCGAACTCGACAAGCTGTCGCGTCAGTTCGGCGCGTGGCTGCAATCCCGTGGTCTCGTGCGCGGTGCGCGCGTCGCAATCATGATGCCGAACGTGCTGCAGTACCCGGTGACGATTGCCGCGGTACTGCGCGCCGGCTATACCGTCGTCAACGTCAATCCGCTCTACACGCCGCGCGAGCTCGAACATCAGTTGAAGGACAGCGGCGCCGAGGCGATCGTCATCCTCGAGAATTTCGCATCGACGCTGCAAGCCGTCATCGCCAATACGGCCGTCAAGCATGTCGTCGTCGCATCGATGGGCGACTTGCTGGGCATCAAGGGATGGCTCGTCAATTACGTCGTGCGCAACGTGAAGAAGATGGTGCCTGCGTGGCAGTTGCCATCGTTTACGCGCTTCAAGGCCGCGCTGTCGGAAGGTGCGCGGCAGGCGTTCAAGCCGCAGAAGATCGGCCCCGACGACGTCGCGTTCCTGCAATACACGGGGGGCACGACCGGCGTCGCGAAGGGCGCGACGCTGCTGCACCGGAATATCGTGTCGAACGTGCTGCAGGCCGGCGCCTGGCATCATCCGGCTCATGAGAAGTTCCCGGAGGTGAAACAGTTCGTGACGGTTGTCGCGCTGCCGCTGTATCACGTGTTCGCGCTGACCGTCTGCGGTTTCCTGACGATGCGCACGGGGGGCATGGGCATCCTGATCCCGAACCCGCGCGACATCGCCGGCATGATCAAGGAGCTGAAGGGCTATCAGATCTCGACGATTCCGGCCGTCAATACGCTGTACAACGCACTGCTGAACCATCCCGAATTCGATCAGCTCGACCTGTCCAAGCTCGTGATCGCCAACGGCGGCGGCATGGCGATCCAGGAGGGCGTCGCGAAGCGCTGGTATGAGAAGACCCATACGGCGATCATCGAAGGATACGGGCTGTCCGAGACGTCGCCGGTGGCGACCTGCAACCCGGTGACGGCGACCGAGTACAGCGGGACGATCGGCCTGCCGCTGCCGTCGACCGAAGTGGCGATTCGCGACGACGCCGGCAATGACGTTGCGCTCGGCGAGCCCGGCGAGATCTGCATCCGCGGGCCGCAGGTGATGGCCGGCTACTGGAACCGGCCGGACGAGACCGAGAAGGTCATGTTCCCGGACGGCTTCTTCAAGACGGGCGACGTCGGCGTGATGGATGCGCGCGGTTACGTGAAGATCGTCGACCGGAAGAAGGACATGATTCTCGTGTCCGGCTTCAACGTGTATCCGAACGAAGTCGAGGACGTGGTGGCGTCGCATCCGGGCGTGTTCGAGGTGGCGGCGGTCGGCGTGCCGGACGAGCATTCCGGCGAAGCCGTGAAGCTGTTCATCGTCAAGAAGGACCCGGCGCTCACCGACAAGGACATCCTTGCCTACTGCAAGGAGCGGCTCACCGGTTACAAGCGGCCGAAACTGGTCGAGTTCCGCACCGAGCTGCCGAAAACGAACGTCGGCAAGATCCTGCGGCGCGAGTTGCGCGACGGACGCGCGTAG
- a CDS encoding porin: MKKSLLALVALGAFAGAAHAQSSVTLYGIIDEGLLFNNNAGGKHLYSMASGVMQGSRFGLRGTEDLGGGLKAIFTLENGFDVNSGKLGQGGLMFGRQAYVGLSSQYGTVTLGRQYDSVVDFVGPLEAGDQWGGYIAAHPGDLDNFNNAYRVNNAVKFTSQSFGGFTFGGLYSFGGQAGQFSKNQVWSLGAGYNNGPLVLGVGYLNARTPGNFGGMFNNGSTAATTAVSSPVYGAYANNANTYQVIGAGGAYTFGAATIGATYSNTKFKGFSVGPFVNQTATFNNGEINFKYQLTPALILGAAYDYTQGSKIDGNSAAKYHQGSLGVDYFLSKRTDVYVIGVYQHASGNALDANGNVVQAKAAINGLAGSSTSNQVAARVGIRHKF; the protein is encoded by the coding sequence ATGAAAAAGTCGCTTCTCGCGCTCGTCGCGCTGGGCGCGTTTGCTGGCGCTGCCCATGCGCAAAGCAGCGTGACGCTTTACGGCATCATCGATGAAGGCCTGCTCTTCAACAACAACGCGGGCGGCAAGCACCTGTACAGCATGGCAAGCGGCGTGATGCAAGGCAGCCGCTTCGGCCTGCGCGGCACCGAAGACCTCGGTGGCGGCCTGAAGGCGATCTTCACCCTCGAAAACGGTTTCGACGTGAACAGCGGCAAGCTCGGTCAGGGCGGCCTGATGTTCGGCCGTCAGGCTTACGTCGGCCTGTCGAGCCAGTACGGTACGGTCACGCTGGGTCGTCAGTACGACTCCGTCGTCGACTTCGTCGGCCCGCTCGAGGCAGGCGACCAGTGGGGCGGCTACATCGCGGCTCACCCGGGCGACCTCGACAACTTCAACAACGCCTATCGTGTGAACAACGCGGTCAAGTTCACGAGCCAGTCGTTTGGCGGCTTCACGTTCGGCGGCTTGTACAGCTTCGGCGGCCAGGCAGGCCAGTTCTCGAAGAACCAGGTCTGGTCGCTCGGCGCAGGCTACAACAACGGCCCGTTGGTCTTGGGTGTCGGCTACTTGAACGCACGTACGCCGGGCAACTTCGGCGGCATGTTCAACAACGGCTCGACGGCTGCGACGACGGCAGTGTCGTCGCCGGTCTACGGCGCATACGCGAACAACGCGAACACGTACCAGGTCATCGGCGCGGGCGGCGCTTACACGTTCGGCGCAGCGACCATCGGCGCAACGTACTCGAACACGAAGTTCAAGGGCTTCTCGGTCGGTCCGTTCGTGAACCAGACCGCGACGTTCAACAACGGCGAAATCAACTTCAAGTATCAGCTGACCCCGGCGCTGATTCTCGGCGCAGCGTACGACTACACGCAAGGCAGCAAGATCGACGGCAACTCGGCAGCCAAGTACCACCAGGGCTCGCTGGGCGTCGACTACTTCCTGTCGAAGCGCACCGACGTCTACGTGATCGGCGTGTACCAGCACGCATCGGGCAACGCGCTCGACGCGAACGGCAACGTCGTTCAGGCAAAGGCAGCGATCAACGGTCTCGCAGGGTCGAGCACCAGCAACCAGGTCGCAGCACGCGTCGGCATCCGTCACAAGTTCTAA
- a CDS encoding peptidoglycan D,D-transpeptidase FtsI family protein codes for MKPSQKRQNVKFTSSPVLGVHLPMWRSKLVVFMLFMAFVALAARAFWIQGPGNAFYQKQGESRYQRTLELPATRGKILDRNGLVLATSLPVRAIWAIPDAVPDDLDADKVNQLGKLLGMTPKELRVKLSQDKGFVYVKRQVPIDIADKVAALDIPGIYQRNEYKRFYPEGEITAHLIGFTNVEDEGQEGVELGDQKMLSGTSGVRRVIKDRMGHIVEDVAEQIPPHNGTDVDLSIDSKIQYIAYANLKAAVEKFKAKAGAAMVVDVRTGEVLALVNYPTYNPNDRSRMTGEQLRNRIMTDVFEPGSIMKPFTVSLALDLHRVTPNTLVETGNGHFVLDGAPITDDAGFGTLTVGGVIQKSSNIGATKIAMTMRPEEMWNMYTGIGLGQAPKVGFPGAVAGRLRPWKSWRRIEQATMSYGYGLSVSLFQLARAYTAIAHDGELMPVTIFKTDPNQQVVGTQVFNPTTAREVRAMLETVVAPGGTSPDAAVPGYRVGGKSGTAYKHEGHGYTRKYRASFVGMAPMPNPRIVVAVSVDEPTAGSHFGGQVSGPVFSAIAGDTMRALNVPPNMPIKQLVVSDDSPAAPAAPGPQKLAAGGGAKHMIVSSTTRNSPGVVR; via the coding sequence ATGAAGCCGTCGCAAAAGCGCCAGAACGTGAAATTCACGTCGAGCCCCGTGCTGGGCGTGCATCTGCCGATGTGGCGCTCGAAGCTCGTCGTGTTCATGCTGTTCATGGCGTTCGTCGCGCTGGCCGCACGGGCGTTCTGGATCCAGGGGCCCGGCAACGCGTTCTACCAGAAGCAGGGCGAAAGCCGCTACCAGCGCACGCTCGAGCTGCCCGCGACGCGCGGCAAGATCCTCGACCGTAACGGGCTCGTGCTCGCGACGAGCCTCCCCGTACGCGCGATCTGGGCGATTCCCGACGCGGTGCCGGACGATCTCGACGCCGACAAGGTCAACCAGCTCGGCAAGCTCCTCGGCATGACGCCGAAGGAACTGCGCGTGAAGCTTTCGCAAGACAAGGGTTTCGTCTACGTAAAGCGCCAGGTGCCGATCGACATCGCGGACAAGGTCGCCGCGCTCGACATTCCGGGCATCTACCAGCGCAACGAATACAAGCGCTTCTATCCGGAAGGCGAGATCACCGCGCACCTGATCGGCTTCACGAACGTCGAGGACGAAGGGCAGGAGGGCGTCGAGCTCGGCGACCAGAAGATGCTGTCCGGCACGTCGGGCGTGCGCCGCGTGATCAAGGACCGGATGGGGCACATCGTCGAGGACGTCGCCGAGCAGATCCCGCCGCACAACGGGACCGACGTCGACCTGTCGATCGACAGCAAGATCCAGTACATCGCGTACGCGAACCTGAAGGCCGCCGTCGAGAAATTCAAGGCGAAGGCCGGCGCGGCGATGGTCGTCGACGTGCGCACCGGCGAGGTGCTCGCGCTCGTCAACTACCCGACTTACAACCCGAACGACCGCTCGCGCATGACGGGCGAGCAGTTGCGCAACCGGATCATGACCGACGTGTTCGAACCGGGTTCGATCATGAAGCCGTTCACGGTGTCGCTCGCGCTCGACCTGCATCGCGTGACGCCGAACACGCTCGTCGAGACGGGCAACGGGCATTTCGTGCTCGACGGCGCACCAATTACCGACGACGCGGGTTTCGGCACGCTGACGGTCGGCGGCGTGATCCAGAAGTCGAGCAACATCGGCGCGACGAAGATCGCGATGACGATGCGGCCCGAGGAAATGTGGAATATGTATACCGGCATCGGCCTCGGTCAGGCGCCGAAGGTCGGCTTCCCGGGCGCGGTGGCCGGCCGCCTGCGGCCGTGGAAGAGCTGGCGGCGCATCGAGCAGGCGACGATGTCGTACGGCTACGGCCTGTCGGTGTCGCTGTTCCAGCTCGCTCGGGCGTACACGGCGATCGCGCACGACGGCGAGCTGATGCCCGTGACCATTTTCAAGACCGACCCCAACCAGCAGGTCGTGGGCACGCAGGTGTTCAACCCGACCACCGCGCGCGAAGTGCGCGCGATGCTCGAGACGGTGGTCGCGCCGGGCGGCACGTCGCCGGATGCGGCCGTGCCGGGCTATCGCGTCGGCGGCAAGAGCGGTACCGCGTACAAGCATGAAGGCCATGGTTATACGCGCAAGTACCGCGCATCGTTCGTCGGCATGGCGCCGATGCCGAATCCGCGTATCGTCGTCGCGGTGTCGGTCGACGAGCCGACCGCCGGCAGCCACTTCGGCGGCCAGGTGTCCGGCCCCGTATTCTCGGCGATCGCCGGCGACACGATGCGTGCGCTGAACGTGCCGCCGAACATGCCGATCAAGCAGCTCGTCGTGTCTGACGATTCGCCGGCAGCACCTGCCGCACCGGGGCCGCAAAAGCTGGCCGCGGGTGGCGGTGCGAAGCATATGATCGTGTCCAGCACGACGCGTAATTCACCAGGAGTTGTTCGATGA
- the ftsL gene encoding cell division protein FtsL — protein sequence MSRFNIFLLIIVMGCALSVVNSTNQQRQIFIQLQRAQSQERQLQQDYAQLQYQQSALSKTSRIEQLANDSLKMQPITTGRTQYLTLPPGAAKAIDAPIPASADTAGKGKGAAR from the coding sequence ATGAGCCGCTTCAATATCTTCCTGCTGATCATCGTGATGGGCTGCGCGCTGTCGGTCGTCAACTCGACGAACCAGCAGCGGCAGATCTTCATCCAGTTGCAGCGCGCGCAGTCGCAGGAGCGTCAGCTCCAGCAGGACTACGCGCAGCTTCAATATCAGCAGAGCGCGCTGTCGAAGACGTCGCGCATCGAGCAGCTCGCGAACGACTCGCTGAAGATGCAGCCGATCACGACCGGCCGCACGCAATACCTGACGCTGCCGCCGGGCGCCGCGAAGGCGATCGACGCGCCGATCCCTGCTTCGGCCGACACGGCCGGCAAGGGCAAGGGGGCCGCGCGATGA
- the coq7 gene encoding 2-polyprenyl-3-methyl-6-methoxy-1,4-benzoquinone monooxygenase produces MVLDELINEFDRGLRSLTGISRMSRPVPAPADAPDVELTPAERTHAAGLMRVNHVGEVCAQALYQAQKLTARTASAKAMFEEAAREEEDHLAWTAHRLKELDSRPSLLNPLWYAGALAIGVAAGTLGDKVSLGFMAETERQVENHLEGHMSELPAADTASRAIVDQMRIDEVKHGKAATDAGGIELPLPARMLMRAASKVMTSTAYYL; encoded by the coding sequence ATGGTGTTGGATGAACTGATCAACGAATTCGATCGCGGCCTGCGATCGCTGACCGGCATCAGCCGGATGAGCCGGCCGGTGCCCGCGCCGGCCGACGCGCCGGACGTCGAGCTGACGCCCGCGGAGCGGACGCATGCCGCCGGGCTGATGCGCGTGAACCACGTCGGCGAAGTCTGCGCGCAGGCGCTCTACCAGGCGCAGAAACTCACCGCGCGCACGGCGTCGGCGAAGGCGATGTTCGAGGAGGCCGCGCGTGAGGAGGAGGACCACCTCGCGTGGACCGCGCACCGCCTGAAAGAACTCGATTCGCGCCCGAGCCTGCTGAACCCGCTGTGGTATGCCGGCGCGCTTGCGATCGGCGTGGCGGCCGGCACGCTCGGCGACAAGGTCAGCCTCGGTTTCATGGCCGAGACGGAGCGGCAGGTCGAAAATCACCTGGAAGGCCATATGTCGGAGCTGCCGGCGGCCGACACCGCGTCGCGCGCGATCGTCGACCAGATGCGTATCGACGAAGTGAAGCACGGCAAGGCCGCGACCGACGCAGGCGGGATCGAACTGCCGCTGCCCGCGCGGATGCTGATGCGCGCCGCGTCGAAAGTCATGACGAGCACTGCGTACTATCTGTGA
- a CDS encoding molybdopterin-containing oxidoreductase family protein, translating into MNAATQVVRAVCPHDCPDTCAMRVTVENGKAIKVTGDPDHPPTQGVLCTKVSRYADRVHHPDRLTVPLKRVGAKGEGRFVPISWSEAFDEIGRRLGEIAARAPEAIVPYSYAGTMGLVQGEGIAQRFFHKIGASQLDRTICAAAGAAGLDYTYGGRLGMHLEHFEESELILIWGANPIASSLHFWTRAQEAKRRGARLVAIDPYRSLTAEKCHQHIALKPGTDGAFALGMMHVLITEDLLDHDYIASHTLGFDALKARAMSYPPERVAQICDIDASELIDLARRYGTTRKASIRLNYGMQRVRGGGNAVRAIASLPALTGAWRDRAGGLLLSSSESAPVNQAALLRPDLMPGWPHKLPRIINMNAIGDALLHAGDATFGPKVEAVIVYNSNPVAVAPDSSKVAAGFSRDDLFTVVLEHFKTDTVDFADIVLPATTQLEHLDVHKSYGHTYVMANLPSIPPVGDARPNTEIFRGIAHSMGLDEPALYHSDEEVARAALRWDDPTLDSDWETLKREGWLKLKLPDAPFANGGFRTPSGKCEFYSPRLEQMGMDPVPDYLPPFESAESAPELAARYPLAMISPPARHFLNSTFVNVDSLRTTEGEPHLDMHPSDAEARGIAEGDVVRIFNDRGSMQALARVTDRARAGLVVGLSIWWKKLSPDGRNANEVTSQALTDLGNSATFYDCLVEVERI; encoded by the coding sequence ATGAACGCTGCCACACAGGTAGTCCGGGCCGTTTGCCCACACGATTGTCCGGACACGTGCGCCATGCGTGTGACCGTCGAGAACGGCAAGGCGATCAAGGTCACGGGCGATCCCGACCACCCGCCGACGCAGGGTGTGTTGTGCACGAAGGTCAGCCGGTATGCCGACCGGGTTCATCATCCCGATCGCCTGACGGTTCCACTCAAGCGTGTCGGCGCGAAGGGGGAAGGGCGCTTCGTGCCGATTAGCTGGAGCGAAGCGTTCGACGAGATCGGCCGTCGCCTCGGCGAAATCGCTGCGCGCGCGCCGGAAGCGATCGTGCCGTACAGCTACGCGGGGACGATGGGGCTCGTGCAGGGCGAGGGCATCGCCCAGCGGTTCTTTCACAAGATCGGCGCGTCGCAGCTCGACCGCACGATCTGCGCGGCAGCCGGTGCAGCGGGGCTGGATTACACGTATGGCGGCAGGCTCGGCATGCACCTCGAGCATTTCGAGGAAAGTGAACTGATTCTGATCTGGGGCGCGAACCCGATCGCGTCGAGCCTGCACTTCTGGACGCGTGCGCAGGAAGCGAAGCGCCGCGGCGCGCGTCTTGTCGCGATCGACCCGTATCGCTCGCTGACAGCGGAGAAATGTCATCAGCACATTGCGTTGAAGCCAGGTACCGACGGCGCATTTGCGCTGGGCATGATGCACGTGCTGATTACCGAAGACCTGCTCGATCACGACTACATCGCCAGCCATACGCTCGGCTTCGATGCGCTCAAGGCGCGGGCGATGTCCTACCCGCCGGAACGCGTTGCGCAGATCTGCGATATCGACGCGTCGGAACTGATCGACCTTGCGCGTCGCTACGGCACCACCCGCAAGGCGTCGATTCGCCTCAACTACGGCATGCAGCGCGTACGCGGCGGCGGCAACGCCGTGCGCGCGATTGCGAGCCTGCCTGCGCTGACGGGGGCCTGGCGGGATCGGGCTGGCGGGCTGTTGCTATCGTCGTCGGAATCCGCGCCGGTCAACCAGGCAGCGCTGCTGCGCCCGGATTTGATGCCGGGTTGGCCGCACAAACTGCCGCGCATCATCAACATGAACGCGATCGGCGATGCGCTGTTGCACGCTGGCGATGCAACGTTCGGGCCGAAGGTCGAAGCGGTGATCGTGTACAACTCGAATCCGGTGGCAGTCGCGCCGGATTCTTCGAAGGTCGCCGCGGGGTTTTCGCGCGACGACCTGTTCACGGTCGTTCTCGAGCATTTCAAGACAGATACCGTTGATTTTGCCGATATCGTGCTGCCGGCGACCACGCAGTTGGAGCATCTGGACGTCCACAAATCGTACGGCCACACCTACGTGATGGCGAACCTGCCGTCGATTCCGCCGGTCGGAGACGCACGGCCGAACACGGAGATTTTTCGCGGCATCGCGCACAGCATGGGGCTCGACGAGCCCGCGCTTTATCATAGCGACGAAGAGGTCGCGCGCGCGGCGCTCCGATGGGACGATCCAACGCTCGACAGCGACTGGGAGACGTTGAAGCGGGAAGGCTGGCTGAAGCTCAAGCTGCCGGACGCGCCGTTCGCGAATGGCGGTTTCCGTACGCCGTCGGGCAAGTGCGAGTTCTATAGCCCGCGGCTCGAGCAGATGGGCATGGATCCCGTTCCCGATTACCTGCCGCCATTCGAATCGGCAGAGTCCGCGCCCGAACTTGCCGCACGTTATCCGCTCGCGATGATTTCGCCGCCGGCGCGCCACTTCCTGAACAGCACGTTCGTGAACGTCGATAGCCTGCGCACCACGGAGGGCGAGCCGCACCTCGACATGCACCCGTCCGACGCCGAGGCGCGCGGCATCGCGGAGGGGGATGTCGTACGTATCTTCAACGACCGCGGATCCATGCAGGCGCTCGCGAGAGTTACCGATCGCGCACGTGCAGGGCTCGTTGTCGGGCTGTCGATCTGGTGGAAGAAGCTGTCGCCGGACGGCCGGAACGCAAACGAGGTGACGAGCCAGGCGTTGACCGATCTCGGCAATTCGGCGACGTTTTACGATTGCCTTGTGGAAGTTGAGCGAATTTGA
- the rsmH gene encoding 16S rRNA (cytosine(1402)-N(4))-methyltransferase RsmH: protein MGNELQHRTVLLDEAVESLVTRPDGVYVDGTFGRGGHSRAVLERLAPTGRLIAFDKDPRAIETAQGIEDARFSIVHDSFASMRDALAARGVEKVSGVLLDLGVSSPQVDDPARGFSFRADGPLDMRMDPTRGESAAEWLARASVQELTEVIRDYGEERFAFQIAKALVARRAESDRLGPLDTTGELAQIVGHVVKTREKGKDPATRTFQAIRIHVNQELADLQVVLDAALSLLEQGGRLVVISFHSLEDRIVKRFMQAHASAPAVDRRLPIRAVDLPSPPLKIISRQFPSEAEVAANPRARSAVMRIAERVTP from the coding sequence ATGGGAAACGAATTGCAGCATCGGACAGTGTTGTTGGATGAAGCGGTCGAGTCGCTCGTGACGCGGCCGGATGGCGTTTATGTCGACGGCACGTTCGGGCGCGGCGGTCACAGCCGCGCGGTGCTTGAGCGGCTGGCGCCGACCGGGCGGCTGATCGCGTTCGACAAGGATCCGAGGGCGATCGAGACGGCGCAGGGCATCGAGGATGCGCGCTTCTCGATCGTGCATGACAGCTTTGCATCGATGCGCGACGCGCTTGCGGCGCGCGGCGTCGAGAAGGTGTCGGGTGTGTTGCTGGATCTGGGCGTGTCCTCGCCGCAGGTGGACGATCCGGCGCGCGGCTTCAGCTTCCGCGCCGATGGTCCGCTGGACATGCGAATGGATCCGACGCGTGGCGAGTCGGCGGCCGAATGGCTCGCGCGGGCTTCGGTGCAGGAATTGACGGAGGTGATACGAGATTATGGGGAAGAACGGTTTGCTTTTCAGATTGCAAAGGCGCTTGTTGCTCGCCGGGCAGAGTCCGACCGTCTTGGGCCTCTCGACACCACGGGCGAGCTTGCCCAAATCGTGGGTCACGTCGTCAAAACCCGTGAGAAGGGCAAGGATCCGGCAACCCGCACCTTTCAGGCTATACGGATTCACGTCAATCAAGAGCTTGCGGACCTGCAAGTCGTACTAGACGCGGCACTGTCGTTGCTGGAGCAAGGGGGGCGGCTGGTGGTCATCAGCTTTCATTCACTCGAGGACCGGATCGTCAAGCGATTCATGCAGGCACACGCCAGTGCGCCCGCGGTCGATCGTCGCCTGCCGATCCGTGCCGTCGACCTCCCGAGCCCGCCGCTCAAGATCATCAGCCGCCAGTTTCCGAGTGAAGCGGAGGTCGCCGCGAATCCGCGCGCCCGGTCCGCCGTGATGCGCATTGCGGAGCGCGTCACGCCATGA